One region of Miscanthus floridulus cultivar M001 chromosome 19, ASM1932011v1, whole genome shotgun sequence genomic DNA includes:
- the LOC136527503 gene encoding cyclin-T1-3-like, whose product MDVMQTSDSSHHGIVENSPYRIPYGRHAGGGKLGNSWYFSRKEIEENSVSRKDGIDLKEESYFRKAYCTFLQDFGMRLQVPQVTIATAIVFCHRFFLRQSHAKNDRQTIATVCMFLAGKVEETVRPLRDVVVLSYEIINKKDPAAFQRIRQKEVYEQQKELILLGERVVLVTLGFDLNIQHPYKPLVEAIGRFKVAQSALAQVAWNFVNDGLRTSLCLQFKPHQIAAGAIFMAAKFLKIKLPSGGQKVWWQEFDVTPRHLEEISNQILELYEQNIVAPPPLQGNDTERSPASVPNQRAPGKAPTAHEPQASRQLSHQNVPGHHSYDHAHPEKQHPRTPRNEARDSVVNSNDGPKISSSMMDAMRKIDKDKVKAALEKRRKSKGDVPRKVDIMDDDDLIERELEHGVELAAEGEKIKQERRQSWPHPAHREDSLKAIRMIKNTEEGELSTDRQGHCSPDRNWNYDRGERDIKRLRS is encoded by the exons ATGGATGTCATGCAGACAAGTGACTCTTCACATCATGGAATTGTAGAAAATAGCCCATATAGAATCCCTTATGGAAGACATGCAGGTGGTGGCAAACTTGGTAATTCATGGTATTTtagtagaaaagaaatagaagaaaACTCCGTTTCAAGGAAAGATGGCATTGATCTGAAGGAAGAGTCTTATTTTCGCAAGGCATACTGCACTTTTCTGCAGGATTTTGGGATGAGGCTTCAAGT gcCTCAAGTTACGATTGCTACAGCTATAGTGTTCTGTCATCGTTTTTTCCTTCGCCAATCTCATGCAAAAAATGACAGGCAG ACAATTGCAACAGTTTGTATGTTCTTGGCGGGAAAAGTTGAAGAAACAGTCAGACCTCTAAGGGATGTCGTAGTCCTTTCCTacgagatcatcaacaaaaaggatcCTGCCGCTTTTCAGCGAATTAGGCAGAAG gaagtaTATGAACAACAGAAGGAACTTATTTTACTTGGGGAGCGTGTTGTTCTTGTAACACTTGGTTTTGACTTGAACATCCAACATCCGTACAAGCCCTTGGTCGAAGCAATAGGTAGATTCAAGGTTGCTCAAAGTGCACTTGCTCAAGTTGCCTGGAACTTTGTCAATGATGG GCTCCGTACTTCACTTTGCCTGCAATTTAAGCCCCACCAAATTGCTGCTGGTGCAATATTCATGGCTGCGAAATTTCTCAAAATCAAGCTTCCGTCAGGTGGTCAGAAGGTCTGGTGGCAAGAGTTTGATGTTACCCCACGGCATTTGGAAG AGATTAGCAACCAAATTTTGGAGCTCTACGAGCAAAATATTGTTGCGCCACCACCATTGCAAGGAAATGATACTGAAAGGAGCCCTGCTAGTGTTCCTAATCAACGTGCTCCTGGAAAAGCTCCTACTGCCCATGAACCTCAAGCATCCAGACAATTGAGCCATCAAAACGTGCCAGGCCACCATAGCTATGACCATGCCCATCCTGAGAAGCAACACCCGAGGACACCTCGGAATGAAGCAAGGGATAGCGTTGTCAATAGCAACGATGGGCCCAAAATATCATCCTCAATGATGGATGCAATGAGGAAGATAGACAAGGATAAAGTGAAAGCAGCCCTGGAGAAGCGGAGGAAATCTAAAGGTGATGTTCCTAGAAAGGTTgacatcatggatgatgatgatctgatcgagAGGGAGCTGGAACATGGTGTGGAGTTGGCTGCTGAAGGTGAGAAGATCAAGCAGGAGAGAAGGCAAAGCTGGCCCCATCCTGCACACAGGGAGGATTCACTAAAGGCTATTCGCATGATAAAAAATACAGAGGAAGGCGAGCTGTCCACTGACAGGCAAGGACACTGCTCCCCAGACCGGAATTGGAACTACGATCGTGGTGAAAGGGACATTAAAAGGCTAAGGTCATGA